One window of the Pseudofrankia sp. DC12 genome contains the following:
- a CDS encoding WD40 repeat domain-containing protein, protein MPAPAPPPSTAPEPAAPSDAATTEEAPETQPPSAPRAQPTKPARVRASRARAKATNAAVAAEPAATQAVPAPPAAPDTMPEPVETRSSSVGSTGSGDLGDLIRLLIPDDPTTGPVPIPPPGPETGPMLLPPIDGPFAPATATASVTVTAPTAGPAGAPTRVVTSAAAATDRAAVHDDTTHAATAHPTDPRAADSQDADPDQAGPSDTAAVEEDATDEGPAAFTVVGVLPGRGRRRWAWARWLRARWMWLLTWPAAAVWSFVPGWRGALRWSLAPHTTPTPDGPRRLRWFRERGWRRSPRWSRPPHTPIRPGWARTAVDVTAPVYAVAFSPDARRLATASGDGTVRLWNITDPAVPWQRWMIRTRFAVGPAVAISPDGAWLATGYDTAHAALWRIDRPGPPVPRALLDHPGGLTGLHFSADGQRLVGTFAGESARVWDVSVPARPRVLGRAGDRRAARGAAMFPDGRWLATVGERVEFWDVSSAPVRRTHLTAGEGPLFGVAVAPDGRTLAVGRNDGAVDLWHTVDPSAPAPRASIDAHSGWVTTVEFGSDGRWLATVSAEQVALWDLTDPTVPVGRLQAGQPVTAVAFSPARGLFAVASLDGSVSLLRPTASIELSPAETAAPVRLADLDDLNDPADAVGEDAIPLPGQRPSPKTTAQGAAFGTLSIVLGLALALGPRLNLIQALAVVVPATLGLLMVIFWWPAVLGGRGGEASDGNQPPATDEAGATKPSPVPRTDTGPLPTGGPGTGPIRTARPLPPTGPRTGPLPWTGPRSSPLPKIGPQTGPIPTTRPRTGPIPTTGPRTGPIPTTGPKTGPIPTTGPRTGPAPYTGPRTVPLPQLPQTGPRTGPLSTTGPATRPLPTTGPRSAPRTAAPKTTAERAGPGKHPPDRTDGESTLGDGPARP, encoded by the coding sequence GTGCCCGCGCCCGCACCGCCGCCGTCGACGGCGCCCGAACCAGCCGCGCCCTCCGACGCGGCAACGACCGAGGAGGCCCCCGAGACACAGCCGCCATCGGCTCCCCGGGCCCAGCCGACCAAGCCGGCCCGAGTCAGGGCGTCGCGCGCGCGGGCCAAGGCGACGAACGCGGCCGTGGCCGCCGAACCCGCGGCGACGCAGGCCGTGCCGGCGCCGCCGGCCGCCCCGGACACCATGCCGGAGCCGGTCGAGACCAGAAGTTCGTCGGTCGGCTCCACCGGCAGCGGCGATCTCGGCGACCTGATCCGTTTACTGATCCCGGACGATCCGACCACCGGCCCGGTCCCGATCCCGCCGCCCGGCCCCGAGACCGGGCCGATGCTCCTGCCCCCGATCGACGGGCCGTTCGCGCCGGCCACGGCGACCGCGTCGGTCACGGTGACCGCGCCGACCGCCGGACCCGCCGGCGCACCGACCCGCGTCGTCACGTCGGCCGCCGCGGCCACCGACCGCGCGGCCGTCCACGACGACACGACCCACGCGGCGACCGCCCACCCGACCGATCCGCGCGCAGCCGACTCGCAGGACGCTGATCCGGACCAGGCCGGCCCGTCCGACACCGCGGCTGTCGAGGAAGACGCGACGGACGAGGGGCCAGCCGCGTTCACGGTCGTCGGGGTGCTGCCCGGGCGGGGACGCCGGCGCTGGGCCTGGGCCCGATGGCTGCGGGCACGGTGGATGTGGCTGCTCACCTGGCCGGCGGCGGCGGTCTGGTCGTTCGTGCCGGGGTGGCGCGGGGCACTGCGCTGGTCACTGGCCCCGCACACCACGCCGACGCCGGATGGGCCGCGGCGGCTGCGCTGGTTCCGGGAGCGCGGCTGGCGACGGTCGCCCCGCTGGTCGCGCCCACCGCACACGCCGATCCGACCAGGCTGGGCCAGAACCGCCGTCGACGTGACCGCGCCCGTCTACGCGGTCGCGTTCTCGCCGGACGCCCGGCGGCTGGCGACGGCCAGTGGCGACGGAACGGTCCGGCTGTGGAACATCACCGACCCGGCCGTGCCCTGGCAACGCTGGATGATCAGGACCCGGTTCGCCGTCGGGCCGGCGGTGGCGATCTCCCCCGACGGGGCCTGGCTGGCCACCGGCTACGACACGGCGCACGCCGCGCTGTGGCGGATCGACCGGCCGGGGCCGCCGGTGCCGCGCGCGCTGCTCGACCATCCCGGCGGACTGACCGGCCTGCACTTCTCGGCTGACGGGCAACGGCTGGTCGGCACGTTCGCCGGCGAGTCCGCCCGGGTCTGGGACGTCAGCGTCCCGGCCCGGCCCCGGGTGCTCGGGCGCGCCGGCGACCGACGCGCGGCTCGCGGCGCCGCGATGTTCCCGGACGGCCGCTGGCTGGCGACCGTCGGCGAGCGGGTCGAGTTCTGGGACGTCTCCTCGGCGCCGGTCCGCCGTACCCACCTGACGGCCGGCGAGGGCCCGCTGTTCGGTGTCGCGGTCGCGCCGGACGGCCGGACGCTCGCGGTCGGGCGCAACGACGGCGCCGTCGACCTCTGGCACACCGTCGACCCGTCGGCGCCGGCGCCACGGGCCTCGATCGACGCGCACTCCGGCTGGGTGACCACGGTCGAGTTCGGGTCGGACGGGCGGTGGCTGGCGACCGTCAGCGCCGAGCAGGTCGCGCTGTGGGATCTGACCGACCCCACCGTCCCGGTCGGCCGGCTGCAGGCCGGGCAGCCGGTCACCGCGGTGGCCTTCTCACCGGCCCGCGGGCTGTTCGCCGTCGCGAGCCTGGACGGGTCGGTCAGCCTGCTGCGGCCCACGGCGTCGATCGAGCTCTCGCCGGCGGAGACGGCGGCTCCGGTCCGGCTCGCCGATCTGGACGACCTCAATGACCCGGCGGACGCCGTCGGCGAAGACGCGATCCCGCTGCCGGGCCAGCGGCCCAGCCCGAAGACCACCGCGCAGGGCGCGGCCTTCGGGACCCTGTCCATCGTGCTGGGGCTCGCGCTCGCTCTCGGCCCCCGGCTCAACCTGATCCAGGCCCTCGCGGTGGTGGTCCCGGCCACACTGGGCCTGCTGATGGTCATCTTCTGGTGGCCGGCGGTCCTCGGGGGGCGCGGCGGGGAGGCCTCCGACGGCAACCAGCCTCCGGCCACCGACGAGGCCGGGGCCACGAAGCCGAGCCCGGTCCCCAGGACAGACACCGGGCCACTTCCGACCGGGGGACCCGGCACAGGCCCAATCCGGACCGCCAGGCCACTTCCGCCCACCGGTCCTCGGACCGGCCCGTTGCCGTGGACCGGGCCGCGGTCGAGCCCGCTCCCGAAGATCGGCCCCCAGACCGGACCGATCCCCACGACGAGGCCCCGGACCGGACCGATACCCACCACAGGGCCCCGGACCGGACCGATCCCGACGACAGGGCCGAAGACAGGACCGATCCCGACGACAGGGCCGCGGACAGGGCCAGCTCCGTACACCGGGCCGCGCACCGTTCCGCTGCCCCAGCTCCCCCAGACAGGGCCGCGGACGGGGCCCCTCTCGACGACCGGACCGGCGACGAGACCACTCCCGACGACCGGGCCAAGATCGGCTCCGCGAACTGCCGCGCCCAAGACGACCGCCGAGCGCGCCGGCCCGGGCAAGCACCCGCCTGATCGGACTGACGGCGAGAGCACCCTCGGTGACGGCCCGGCGAGGCCCTGA